From Bradyrhizobium symbiodeficiens, the proteins below share one genomic window:
- a CDS encoding Hsp33 family molecular chaperone, giving the protein MVSQSPEMKAGPEGPVRAPSAVPIDDAVLPYEVDALDVRGRLVRLGPALDEILTKHDYPAPVGKLLGEAIVLTTLLGSALKFEGRFILQAQTDGPVSFLVVDYQAPDRLRAYARFDAARLGDAQKSGMDSGALLGHGHLAMTIDQGPDMSRYQGLVALDGGSLEDAAHEYFLRSEQIPTKVRLAVGEEWRSNDGGKHRWRAGGMLMQFLPKAPERARQADLHPGDAPDGVEVHSVAEDDAWVEARSLIETVEDVELIDPELSGERLLFRLFHERGVRVFNPMVLKAQCSCSRDAVASMLKSFSPDDRAAMVKDDKVVVTCEFCSSVYDFTPAEAGVEDA; this is encoded by the coding sequence ATGGTTTCCCAATCCCCCGAGATGAAAGCAGGCCCTGAAGGCCCGGTTCGCGCGCCATCAGCGGTTCCGATCGATGACGCCGTGTTGCCCTACGAGGTCGACGCGCTCGACGTCCGCGGGCGCCTGGTGCGGCTTGGCCCAGCGCTCGACGAGATCCTGACCAAGCACGATTATCCCGCGCCAGTCGGCAAGTTGCTCGGCGAGGCCATCGTGCTGACGACGCTGCTCGGCTCTGCGCTGAAATTCGAGGGACGCTTCATCCTGCAGGCGCAGACCGACGGTCCGGTGTCGTTCCTGGTGGTGGACTATCAGGCGCCCGATCGCCTGCGCGCCTATGCGCGCTTCGACGCCGCGCGCCTCGGCGATGCCCAAAAATCCGGAATGGATTCCGGCGCGCTGCTCGGTCACGGTCATCTCGCCATGACCATCGACCAGGGCCCCGACATGAGCCGCTACCAGGGCTTGGTTGCGCTCGACGGCGGCAGCCTGGAAGACGCCGCCCACGAATATTTCCTGCGCTCCGAGCAGATCCCGACCAAGGTGCGTCTCGCGGTCGGTGAGGAGTGGCGCTCGAACGACGGCGGCAAGCATCGCTGGCGCGCCGGCGGCATGCTGATGCAGTTCCTGCCGAAGGCGCCGGAGCGCGCGCGGCAGGCCGATCTGCATCCCGGCGATGCCCCCGATGGCGTCGAGGTGCACAGCGTCGCGGAAGACGATGCCTGGGTCGAGGCGCGCTCGTTGATCGAGACCGTCGAGGACGTCGAGCTGATCGATCCCGAGCTCTCCGGCGAGCGGCTGCTGTTCCGCCTGTTCCACGAGCGCGGCGTGCGCGTGTTCAATCCGATGGTCCTCAAGGCGCAATGCTCCTGCTCGCGCGATGCGGTCGCCTCGATGCTGAAGAGCTTCTCGCCCGACGACCGCGCGGCGATGGTGAAGGACGACAAGGTCGTCGTCACCTGCGAGTTCTGCAGCTCGGTGTACGATTTCACGCCGGCCGAGGCGGGCGTCGAGGACGCGTAG
- the argF gene encoding ornithine carbamoyltransferase encodes MSKSPNKTPKHFLDINELPLSELKRMLAASSAMKAKQKAHQPVRPLEGKTLAMIFERPSTRTRVSFDVAMRQLGGEPIMLTGAEMQLGRGETIADTARVLSRYVDAIMIRILNHDALLELAEYATVPVINGLTRRSHPCQVMADLMTYEEHRGPIEGRTVAWTGDDNNVLASWAHAAERFKFQLNVATPPELAPKKVMRDFIKATGAPIMLGTDPEAAVRGADCVVTDTWVSMGDKEGEHRHNVLKPYQVNGKLMSLAKPDALFMHCLPAHRGEEVTDDVIDGPQSVVFDEAENRLHAQKGILAWCFDAVK; translated from the coding sequence ATGAGCAAGTCCCCCAACAAAACTCCGAAGCATTTCCTCGATATCAACGAGCTGCCGCTGTCGGAGCTCAAGCGCATGCTTGCGGCGTCCTCCGCCATGAAGGCGAAGCAGAAGGCGCATCAGCCGGTCAGGCCGCTCGAAGGCAAGACGCTGGCGATGATCTTCGAGCGCCCGTCGACCCGGACACGCGTGTCGTTCGACGTCGCCATGCGCCAGCTCGGCGGCGAGCCCATCATGCTCACCGGTGCCGAGATGCAGCTCGGCCGCGGCGAGACCATCGCCGACACCGCGCGCGTGCTGTCGCGCTATGTCGACGCCATCATGATCCGCATCCTCAATCACGACGCGCTGCTGGAGCTTGCGGAATATGCGACGGTGCCCGTCATCAACGGCCTGACGCGGCGGTCGCATCCCTGCCAGGTGATGGCCGACCTCATGACCTACGAGGAGCATCGTGGCCCGATCGAGGGAAGGACGGTGGCCTGGACCGGCGACGACAACAATGTGCTGGCCTCGTGGGCCCACGCCGCCGAGCGCTTCAAGTTTCAGCTCAACGTCGCCACCCCGCCGGAACTCGCGCCGAAGAAAGTTATGCGCGACTTCATCAAGGCGACCGGCGCGCCGATCATGCTCGGCACCGATCCGGAGGCCGCCGTGCGCGGCGCCGACTGTGTCGTCACCGACACCTGGGTGTCGATGGGCGACAAGGAAGGCGAGCACCGCCACAACGTGCTCAAGCCCTATCAGGTCAACGGCAAGCTGATGTCGCTGGCCAAGCCCGACGCGCTGTTCATGCATTGCCTGCCCGCCCATCGCGGCGAGGAGGTCACCGATGACGTGATCGACGGTCCGCAATCGGTCGTGTTCGACGAGGCCGAAAACCGCCTGCACGCGCAGAAGGGCATTCTGGCCTGGTGCTTCGACGCGGTGAAGTAG
- a CDS encoding aspartate aminotransferase family protein, producing the protein MTNSAAPHLLPVFARADLGFERGEGCWLIATNGDRYLDFTSGVAVNALGHCHPHLIKALQEQATKLWHMSNLFQSPDGEKLANRLCQESFADFVFFCNSGAEALEGVIKLVRHHHFSKGHPERYRIITFEGAFHGRTLATLAATGSAKYLEGFGPPMEGFDQVPHGDIEAVKKAIGPHTAGILIEPIQGEGGVRSATPTFLKALRQLCDEKGLLLAFDEVQTGMGRSGDLFAYRRTGVTPDVMSLAKALGGGFPIGAILATADAAAGMGPGSHGSTFGGNPLAISAANAVLDVMLAPGFFDHVQRMSLLLKQKLASVIDRYPDIVSEVRGEGLLIGIKAVVPSGDLVAALRHEKLLTVGAGDNVVRFLPPLIVTEAEIEDSIGRLERACSAISSSQTKRAAS; encoded by the coding sequence GAGCGCGGTGAAGGCTGCTGGCTGATCGCGACCAATGGCGATCGCTATCTCGATTTCACCTCGGGCGTGGCCGTGAATGCGCTCGGCCATTGCCATCCGCATCTGATCAAGGCGCTGCAGGAGCAGGCGACGAAGCTCTGGCACATGTCGAACCTGTTCCAGAGCCCGGATGGCGAGAAGCTCGCCAACCGGCTCTGCCAGGAGAGCTTTGCGGACTTCGTGTTCTTCTGCAATTCGGGGGCCGAAGCGCTGGAGGGCGTGATCAAGCTGGTGCGCCATCATCACTTCTCCAAGGGACATCCGGAGCGCTATCGCATCATCACTTTCGAAGGCGCCTTCCACGGCCGCACGCTGGCGACGCTGGCTGCGACCGGCTCGGCAAAATATCTCGAAGGCTTCGGTCCGCCGATGGAAGGCTTCGACCAGGTGCCGCATGGCGACATCGAGGCCGTCAAGAAGGCGATCGGTCCGCACACCGCCGGCATCCTGATCGAGCCGATCCAGGGCGAGGGCGGCGTGCGCTCGGCAACGCCGACCTTCCTCAAGGCGCTCCGCCAGCTTTGCGACGAGAAGGGCCTACTGCTCGCCTTCGACGAGGTGCAGACCGGCATGGGCCGCAGCGGCGATCTGTTCGCCTATCGGCGCACTGGCGTCACGCCGGACGTGATGTCGCTGGCCAAGGCGCTCGGCGGCGGCTTCCCGATCGGGGCCATTCTGGCGACCGCGGATGCGGCCGCCGGCATGGGGCCCGGCTCGCACGGCTCGACCTTCGGCGGCAATCCGCTGGCGATCTCCGCGGCCAACGCCGTGCTCGACGTCATGCTCGCGCCCGGCTTCTTCGACCACGTGCAGAGAATGTCGCTGCTGCTGAAGCAGAAGCTTGCCTCCGTGATCGACCGCTATCCCGACATCGTCAGCGAGGTGCGCGGCGAGGGCCTGCTGATCGGCATCAAGGCCGTGGTGCCCTCCGGCGATCTCGTCGCAGCGCTGCGTCATGAAAAGCTGCTCACCGTCGGGGCCGGCGACAATGTCGTGCGTTTCCTGCCGCCGCTGATCGTGACCGAAGCCGAGATCGAGGACAGCATCGGGCGGCTGGAGCGCGCCTGTTCCGCGATCTCGTCCAGCCAGACCAAGCGGGCGGCAAGCTGA